The genomic stretch TTACTAGGTCTTCGAGGTTGCATACAgggaacaaaataattttccgtAATTATTCGTTCGTACTCGTGTTGGTCTAAAACAGATACCTGGAAGAAGCGTTTCTATGAAATTGCAAGGACACCTCCTCCTCTATCACCAGAGGTTGGTTTACCGACACTTTCGTTGCCTATACTTGCTTTCTCGCAAGTATTTCCGTGCACCAATCAGCTCTGACGAATACAACTGCCGATGTGACTTGTGTATAAACCGAATTTACACCGTTTCACATTGCACGATCACCGCAGATGATTCCTCCACGGTGAAAGTGTAGAATGAAAACCGGAGTATTTACAGTATTTACAGTTCACTGTATCAATATTCCGGATGAACACTTCGAGCGTATTTTTGAACGGGGAATATGACCGTATAAACTGATTGTTAAAAGGTCCATTTGTTGGAACAATATATTACAAATTgccatttttttatttaatatttcttgtaGATATTTATCGATTTTCACGTAAACTTGTTTATGCCAATTGCACACCTCGAAATTCGGATAAATCaaaatttcgatttattttcaaaAGTAAGGAATATAATTATTGTTGAAATTACAGTCTACATTAGAACAACCGGCGGAGACGTTGCAAGTCGAACGTTCGAGCTATGATAAAATTAATCCTACGTAAACATGaattaaaaatcaattaaaagCGATTAATAAGAATTATTAATAGGAAATACTTTTTAATACTGTATCACTTCTTTATGTCGAGATAAAATCTTTCATAATCATAATATAATGAACGGAGGATAATGTACCATGTTCTTACTTATCTCTAAACATAGTTGTAAACGCGACAACAAATTAGCttatgtttatcttatcgtTCCCAATGTAAATGCTTCATAATTCTATCAATTCTTTCCAAAGTTACCTTATTTCTACAATATAAAGAATTGAGATATTTCTCTATCTCTTTCCCTCACTCTTCATAGTATAAACAgtgtttaaataaaacattcaaATGAATCTTCGgaatttttctgattaaaacgCAATCCAATTAGGCCAGCGACCACCTAAGCTGACCACCTTGCTCTTAACAGCGCTACAGATTCCTAGAATAACAATTTCTATTAAACTACGAGTCATCTGTAGCACGCTCTAGtaatatatttactaaatatattttaattcaaataatCACTCCAAATTTTAACTTGCAAAGTTTCACTTATCCGTAGGACAGTATCCTGTGCAAACAAACATCAATGATAATTGTATTCCTTAATTTGGGAAACGTCAATTCCAATTTGTTCGTATTGATTTCCACACTCATCTTGTACAATACGCGTACAAAGTTTGTACGAGCTGGTTGTCCAAAGACGCATTCAACGTGAGTTTATCAGCAAAGAAACACGCGGATTCTCCAACTTGCAAGTTACAACCCTACGACTAATGACTACGCACCGCACGACCGAGACAGCGATGCCACAATAGAAGAAAGGATGCAACTAAAACCAACAAGTGACAGACGTCGTTAGATTCGGCTCTTGGATGGACTTGGATTCAACCAACCGCCTATCGTAACTTCTCTGCTGGGGTGGTCACAAGATAACGACGCCCTAATCCCACACCGACATGGGAGAAACACGACGAAAACGAACCCGCTATACCGATCGCTGGGATGCGCTGTAGCCACGACGGCAGAGGTACAGCAGACGGAAGACGTCTACAAGCTACAACGTCGACCAGCGTAGGGAAGTTACGGACTGTTTCGTCGATGATTCAACGCAACGTAACGACGTACATTCGACGACTAACCTCAAGTGCATTAGACACGCTCGTGGCTAAATTGCCTCGAGCATAGTAGAGATGCAAAAAAATGTGCTGGCTGAAAAAATTAACCAAAACATCTTAACGATGCACAATGTATAAACGAATACAGACACCCACCGTCCAATGGAAGCATCAGAGGAAGCAGATAGACGCCACAAGATTTCAGGATATCGTTAACCACTGACAGGAAGGTGATGCAGGGACACTCCCTACTCCCCAGCCAGAAGCCAGAGATCTACGCCGTGACACGCCGATAAAacactttttctttccttttcccaTCCTTCTCCGATTCTCAAAATACAACCCTACATTACGTAAGAATCACTGTCAACAACAATTCTCTATGTTTTTATGCACTTACTATACGGTATAAATAGCAGATCGAAACGCTGACCAGCCAGTCGAAGAAGTTCGTGTCTAGCGGTAGTTCGTGTTCACTTTGCATCTATCGTAACTGTTCTTTCTCTACGGTCACTTTCAGCGTCGATATCTTGAAAAAACGCAAGCATGAGGACTATCGTCGCTGTTTTCTGCGTACTTTACTTCGTATGTTGCGGGGTATGTCTTTGACCGGTTTAAAGTTTCCGTGGCTCGGGCTCGATTACGCTAAACATAGAGAAGAAAGAACGTAGACGATACTGTGAAACTGAATTTCGATAATATCACAGAATCCATCGTTTCTCTAAGCTACGTTCGAAAAGTTAATATTTCTCATTTTCGTAATTTTAGGTTACTGCCAATGAGATGTCCGAGACGTGCTTGAAACAAATGGGTCTTACTATCTGTAAGTAAAAACTCGTTGCAACGTTATAGACATATTTTAATATGTTTTATGGTGCTATacgattttattaataaatagaaaCCAACGAACTGAGCACTTTTTACACTTGAAAGTAAATACTTTTTATAGGAAAAGAATTAAACGAACCATTCGAAATGAAACtgaataataatgaaaatattgttTCGATAGTCGACCTAGGAAACTTAATTCGCGACACCAGCCCAGAGGGAATAAGAACACGAGGATGCTTCGAAGGTTGTCTGATGCAAAAGATAGGTCTGGTACGTACAGTCTCTGATTCTACTTAATAAAGTCCAGCATGGAGAACGTTGCTGGAAACGAAGATTGGCATAAAGAGctatttcgataaaatataGATTCGATAAAACAATACAGCAAAGTGCGACGATGAACGATACAGAACAGTTTCTTCTTTGCTTCTGTGCCATCCCACTAGTCTTCTTTCCAGCAACGCATAGTACTTGGATTCTTAGCAACGAAAAGTATAATAAAAGATTCGAACTGTGAATAACatacaaaattaatatgcaGTATCCGATATAGTATGACGTAACAATTAATTTATGAACAGTGAATAACTATAACTTAACCAGTTATAGCGCGGAATTTAGTTTTAGAAATCTCTCGTAGGATCAGGCCATGGAGTGGGTAAATTAAgtaattgataataattaaaaactgaaTATGAAATATGAAGGTGAACAGGATACTTGCGACACAACCTTATGAATCTTTAAAAACCTCGATCCAGAAAATTATCGGTCACTGAAAATTCTAtgctaaaattataaaaatactctaaattaattttgaattttaccTGGCCGCAAATTCTTTacttaaaattaatttcttcatCTGTCGTAAACGACGCTTTTCGATATACATATTTGCTTACTAACCGTTTCTAAAATGTTCCACTTATTTTAGATGGATGGCAACGTTATTAATCTACGTAAGATCGACGAGCAAATCGACAGAGCATATCCTGACAGTGAGAAGAAGGACATCATTCGTGATACCGTACACCAATGTGCCTATAGTGGTACGTCGATCGAGCAAATTATAGGACGATTTTTCGTACACTTGTTTCACGCGTTTCCATTCTTTCTTGTTTAGCTGCAAACGACGACCAATGCGTGGTTGCCCAAAACTTTGGCAGATGTGGTCTGGATCAACTGAGATTCGCTGAACTCGCTCATCGATTCACATAATCAACAATGGCATAAATGGTCGAGGCTTGCTCTTAAACACAACAAATTCCGGCAATGTAATTCATGTAATTTGTAGCGTAATTCGCtgaattaattgtaaatattatcaATAAAACGAAAAGCATTTAAACGACCACCTCTTTATTCTTGTTCagacgaattttatttttatttgcaaaTTGAACAAATGGCAATGACTGGTAACtaactaataaattaataatttcatcgaaattctCGCGTTGGAGCGAAACAATCATTACAGCGGGATCATTTTTTACTAAAAACGTAGGAGATGCAGTCATTCTCCGCGTAATTAGTACGATAATGcgtaaaaagaagaataaataataacaaaaataaccTACGTCGTGGCAGATCTAGATACACAATATTGAGatatcatttttctattttttcaagCAATTAAGAGGCAAGCAACACCATTGCCGAGATTAAACCGTGAAAATCACCGGAAAATTATTCAGTCTAATTAATCTCCTATCCCTGCAAGTTTTCCGCTTTAAAGTATAGTTCGAAACTCGAAGATGTGATTCAGATAGCTCGAACGCCAGAAGTTATTAATTAATCGCTCGATCGTTTCACGTTTAATCGATTCAATTATTCCCACTGTTTACAATCTATTTTGCGCACAGACAAGCGATTACGTGATCAGTCGCGGTTAGAAGTACGGACGccctcttttttctcttcaaTCTGGTTTTTGCTCTAATACTGTTTACTGTCAGAGATCTTGAAGGTCGCATACACGGAATAAAATGATTTATCGTAATTATTCGTTCTTACCGGCGTTGGTCTAAAATATATgtgaattatttatgaaatatttatgaattacgACGTAGTGAATTCCTGGGCTCACCTTTTCTCGTCCTTTTTTGAGAATAAAACGATAATTCGTCTTAACTTTTAAATAATGCAACGTGTAAAATTCTTAGGAAAAATTTTATTGACAACTAACATTGTTCCTTTCACGAATATCACGTTTTGCGCGTAATTGGgacgttaattaattaaactattaataaaaaatctatCCGTCTATCTCATgtcgtttaaaaaatatttgaaaacaaaGCGATAAAACTTCTTTTATCCTGTATTTCACGAAATTCGACGAAGTTTAGGTCTAACAAAAATCAGTGTCGTTCGAGCTGAATTAGGAATTGTCCTTATCACGAGGTTTAATCACGAGATTCACGAGCACAGCAGTTTCAATTGGAAGTTGGCTGGTCAAAGAAGGTCCTGCGAGATGCGAAACTCAAAGCTGGCTGCAAATGTTTGCGCGCGTTGCCCGCAGCCAGCCGGAATACGCGATTCACCATAAATGAAATTACAAAGTCAAATGCAGATTGAGGTAGGCGCGCGTCGGATAAAGCCACTTAATGCAAACGACCGTCGTCAAAACGACTAAACCTTTTGTTTAACACGCGCCGAATTAACTGCGACCAGCGATGACACTCGATCATTCGAATCGTCTACCCCTTTAGCCCACCAGACATTCCTCGCTATAATTTACAACGGAAACACACGTCGAATAATATGACCAATTATCACAGGACGATTCCGTTGCTTGATCGTACTCGAAATAACAACCTGAACAATTTGTgagaaaaaagaagtagaaCTTTAAGAGATAACGTCTCGATTCTCAACGTTTTCGTTATAATAGGATTATATAGTTAGATTTGTGAGAAAAATTGAGAAGGATCATGTTTTTCGCTAGCTTGTATTCCAATAATATAGAATTCTGATCGATTTAACGTTTCCTTGATGATTTCAGTTAGATCGCTCTTCGTATGGAAATAGCAGGTGTCTGAACACCCACGAACGAGAGTgtatattctataaaataattctCTCATATCCAACCCGATCATCGTTCGAAGTTCTAACTAAACCAAAGCTTCAAATTTCAAGTTTCTATTAAAATGGAGAAACTGTAACGAAAAAGCAGACTGAACTGTCTATACGAGATACTAGTACGATAGAAGGAGGTTTCTTCCATTTCGATCAATCTTGCTTAAGACGCGATCCCTTTCTTCGAAATAAGCTGAAAATCAGTTTAGATCCCGTTGAGACACAGTGTTTAGCCCTTAGTCCGCGTCGCACGAAGTGACGGATAACTTTGTTACTATAATTCAATCGACTTGTCTGGCTCTATAAAGGCTTCCAACCATAGAACACACGTACGTGTATACATTGGCTCGTACAAGATATCGTGGTACAAATGCGTATCGTGAAATATAGACGCGTACACACTAGACCGAACGTACACACAAGCTCGAGAACGAGAATGTAGTCGAGAAGAATACAGATGGAAACGATAGCTTGCTTTATAATCGAGTTTACATTCGACGACGACGTCGCGAACGTCGCATACTTATGTCGCGACGCACACGATTGTACAATGATTCCGTGGTGTACGTCGTTGTTCGCCATTGTGCTTTTGTTCCACTCGATCATGATGGTTTACGTTGCGCTTCAACGTGGTCGTTTGTTGGAGAACGAGGCAGTTTAATTGGTCATGAGCACTCGGGACAGCGTACTAATTATTTAACCATTCTAAAAATAACTATTTTCGCAAACTGTTTCCTTCGACCAGGCATCTTCTCGTCTAAATTCAACGTTGCTTCTTGTTTGCACGATTGAGCCGAGTACTTACATCTTTGCAGACGGTATACCTATACAAACATCGAGATACGATTAAACATTACTTTTGCATAATATTATGATTACCTCACCTATAACGTACGCATCGCGATATCACGATAAGCTAAATAATTCTTGAACGTTTTAACTGCCAGAGAAACACGTGGATGATCCACAAGGACCTTCGAATTGCTTCGAACGTCAATGATACGAACCTTGATGGCTCCTCGCAATCCTCAAATTATCGCGATCATCGATCATAGGAATTACGAATACGATGTTTCTAATTGAAAAATAACGATCGTTCGTGATAATCTTACGTGCCAGTAATATTTACTCGATGATGTTTCGTCGCTTGCAAATAATTTTGGATGCCACTGAAACAATGTCGACCATTTTCTGCTCAGATGCAAACAACGACTATCAATGATCCGtaacttttaataattttccaacGCTATTAAAACCTATTGAAACATAGAATTCCATATGAATGGAACTTCACTGTATTTCAATCTACATTTCCTCAACTTCGAGTGTATCTCGCTcgtcttattatattattgcgCTAAATGTTTTAAAAACTTTCTCTCCAAAGAGTTAAGCGGTTAAACGGGTCTCGAGACTTaacaaaggaaaaaaaaggacaaagaaaaaagaacgtgGAAAACGATATCGCCAAAAATTCGACCTCCAAATTCCTTTCTCGCCACCGTTATCTTACATCTTTCTCTTCGATTCCACAAATCTCAGCCATCGTGAATCAACGCAAAAAGTTACGAATCCAAGCCAAACCCCCAACCAGAACCATATTACGATAAACTGGCGTAATGTAACGATGATCTAACAACAGGATGGAACTGCAACGAGGAGGAACGTTATCGTTCGCGATATTATCTCTGGCCGACGCGGCGACTCTCGTCGTTATTGCACGAATTGCTCCGATACCACGCGGCCAATCGAACGTTTCCGGAAATGCGGTTAATATAACTGCACGGCGCATGTCCCTGGTCGAAATAGCGCCAGATGATAACCGCGTCCGACCCGGACCCCTGGAATTCCGCTATCCTACGATGAAATTAGCATCGCTGGAATTCCTAGCCGCGGAAGTTATGGGATCGAAGAACCGAGCAAGGGCTCTTTCCATTAAGGCGCCGGCTGCGAATTATTCTCGAATTATCTGACCAAACTACGCCGTTTTATCTCTATTATCGAGACACCGAAGTCTTCGATCGTtcgaaaattgcaaaatattcgaCACCCTATACCGTAGATGAATTATGTATAGGCTATGTGTAGGCTAGGTCGattgatttttcatttcatcgtgaatttatttttgaaattttagtcCCGTTTTTCTTCCAAATCGATCGTTCAGTGACATTACACGTTACTCACGTGTGGACGTTTATGCAAAttgaaatgtataaatataGCTAGAGACACGAGATACGTTTCGGAAACGAAATATCGTAAAGAGTATGTTAATTTAGATTTCttctatattttatgtatatgttGGTGCTTCTCGATCTCCCATAAGCGCATAAACGTCCATAATCCATTTGTACAATAGCTACAAAacgtagttttttttttatgttcCGATGAATCAATTTCAGAGAAATGTGAAACATAACGAAACGAAATGACGAACGGTATCAGCATTTTACCTTGTGAGTATTTTTAGAAGTAACCGCGGTGGATATGATAAGGGTGATCGAAGGTCGGATAGGTGATGCAGTCGTATTCTATTTAGCAGGATAATTTCGTTCTTGATTGCTTGCGACGATAAAACGATACGCTCGAGTCCTGAAATCAAAGCAAATATCACTGACTCGTTCTTTCGAAATCCACGATCCAAGATATTAAGTCGTAACATACGTACTACAAGTGGCCGATCAAAGTATTAAGATCGAAGCTTAAAAAACTTCGAATCCGCTAGAGCTTATTGGATAATTACTGTGAAACCTATGCCAATTAGTCACAAGATAATATCTGCCACGCGTGTACGCTCGATTTTTCCAAACTATCCGGTCAAAGCACGAGGAAACGAAGGAACGTACGAGTACGAAACGATCGACATAAACTAAACTGTCCAATAGATTTCTGGCTGTAATCGCGAAGGCTCCGTAGCCACCCATAGCGAAATCCCATATTTCGCCCCCACGAAAGAGAGTCCTTTCTATAGCTGTAGGCGCGCTCCAAGAGCCTGATGCGCTAACACGCGCACTACTCGAGCCTCGTACGTTCTATACAACGGGTGCATACCCGGTAAAATGCGCTCACGAACGCACGGTTACCGTGATATATAGAACAGCGTGTAACATGGAGGTATTTCGCCAGGGCACACACCAGACCACCCTATACATTATGCATATATTACGCTGGTACGTGTGCACACGACGCTTCCGTGCATACGCAGCATGATGTACAGGGTGTACCAGGTGTCGCGCTGCATTATTTACTATGAGAGTGAACTACGACGGAGGCGTTGGCGCGTGGTAATGAACTGAAAATAAGAACGCGTCCGAACCGATCCCGGTTACGTATGTAATGGTTCAAGGTTTCGTTCGTTTTGCTCTTATAAAGCGTTCAACCCTTTCGTATCTACGGGCGAGATCTTGCAATTTAAATGGCGTTTGTGCGTCGCTATCTCGCGCGTCGTTTCGTTAAAACCACGTCGATCGATCTCCTACGTTTCATCGGAATGCGAGGCCAAACCGATCGTCGATTCCACTTTTGCTAAATTTGTTAATTTCAGATGGACAGTGCACAGATAGCGACGATCCTGTACGTTTTGTTCGT from Bombus vancouverensis nearcticus chromosome 9, iyBomVanc1_principal, whole genome shotgun sequence encodes the following:
- the LOC117158792 gene encoding uncharacterized protein LOC117158792, whose amino-acid sequence is MRTIVAVFCVLYFVCCGVTANEMSETCLKQMGLTIFDLGNLIRDTSPEGIRTRGCFEGCLMQKIGLMDGNVINLRKIDEQIDRAYPDSEKKDIIRDTVHQCAYSAANDDQCVVAQNFGRCGLDQLRFAELAHRFT